The DNA segment GTCAGAATCATTAGTTTGCCATTAGCTACTTCTGGAAACAGTGATTCAAAATCTACAAATAAGAATAAACATTCCAGGTAGAaaagaatttgatttttaaagaacaaatttttaaagaaggatAAAAGTACTTCTTTAGAAAAATGCTGATTAAGTAAAATTACTGTGGTAttagataatttttataaatgtatgttaTTTTTGAAAACGGTAAAATTCACTTAGTTTTGTTTACTTCTGCTTTTGTTGGATGAACTGAAATATTACTACCAATAATCCTGAAGGGTAAGTAGGATTACACGTTATTTGGGgttaatataattttcaaaaatgcttACTGTTAAGATTTTTCTGTATTATATTAACTCATAAAATTATAACTCTAATAATCACCCAGGAGTAAAAATGACTTTAATTTAGCCTTaggaaaaaagttattaaaaattttactCTTCCTATCTAATGGCAGCATGAGGTCAGATGTCACAGGACATTTGAAAGCCTTTATCTTGGCCATGCAATCACTTCCAGCCAGATAcggtaaaatataatattaaggTATACAGCGTTCCAATTTCTATAGAGTACATTAttcaacatattaaaaaaattagtaacagTGTTTCAAAGTATAAAGCATGACATACCTTTTCGCAGCAATTCTGGACATGTTTGTATTGCACACTCTACTCTGGCACTTTCAAAGTAAGTTTCTGCACTGTTAATTTCTTGTTCAACAGGTGCATCATTACCCTAAGGGGAACAAGGATGTAAGTCAACAAAATCTGGAGTTCAAATAAAACGGTATCTTGCCTGTTATAAACTTGTCTTCCTtagaaaactttttgtttttacaaaaaattataatctaACTGGGAGGTGAGGTaataacattttctcatttactcAAACTTTTCTCTACAATGAATATAAGATTTGGAAGTTCAAAAAATGTGAATACAGCAGagcatgaatatataaatatactgatATTCTAAAACTTGGTATAAACAGAAACTGGCTAAGTAACTAAAATGCCATAATGTGTCTCATAATGTTACCTCTTCTATTTTATGGtaatatttaattatcttttcttctaTAATCTGTAAAAGGGGGATAATGATACTAACTTACAAGATACATGACTAAATAATACAGCCTCTCCTACAGGAAGAGCTTAGAGGCTTTTATTCAACTGAAATTTACTGAGAGCCTACTATACATCAGGCACTATGACAGGAGCAGGCGCTACAATGGTAAAAAATTCAGTCCTCACTCTCAGCTATTTCAGgcctaataaaaaaaaataagcacaagcaaataaatgcaattaaataTGACAAGTGCTACAGAGTTATGAATAAAGTCTTCTAGGggcacagatgaggaagaaactTACTTTGCTGGGAGGCATCAGGAAATGATTGAAATGGTGATATTTGAGCTACAAGTTAGTTGATGTGTTATGTCTGACAGGTAAAAAATAGCTGGTACAGAGGTTAGGAATTCAGGAGGAAAAATAGTCCAGCAAAAGATAATAAAGTACAAAGACACAGAATGTGTATTCAAGAAAAATGGCAAGTATGTTgcggctggagtgcagagggaaTAGGAAGTAGTGGCAGATAAGGTGGGAAAGATAAGGgatcaaaaatatgaaatgccATTTATTCAGCATTAAGAAATTTGGACTTTAGTCTACAGGCAATGAGAAACAGCAAtatcaaatacaaaaattagccaggaatggtggcatatgcctgtaatccctgctcgttgggaggctgaggcatgagaattgcttgaatccaggaggcagaggttgcagtgagccaagatcatgccattgcactccagcctgggcaacagagcaaaactctgtctcaaaaagaaagaaagaaaaaaaaaattttgtgggcTAGAGATTATTACTATCCTCATGTGACATATAAAGAAACAGGAGTGgtcaggcacattggctcacacctgtaatcccagaactttgggaggccaaggcggccagatcacaaggtcaggtgatcgagaccatcctagccaacatggtgaaaccccacctctactaaaaatacaaaaatcagctgggtgtggtggtgcacgcctgtaatctcagctactcgggaggctgaggcaggagaatcacttgaactagggagtcggaggttgcagtgagccaagatcgcatcactgcactctagcctggtgacagagcgagacttcatctcaaaacaaacaaaccaaacaacaacaacaacaaagaaacaggagcttagaaaggttaagtaatttccTCGAGGTCACAAAATTAAGTAAGTTGCAGAGTCAATCTTTGAACCCAGATTTATTCTATCTTCATTGTGTGTCATGCTACAATGACTCTAAAAATCCAGGTAAGACAAAGAGGCCTTGAACTCTGGCAAAGAATTGAAAGGACACTAATATTTTAGGAGCAACTTGAGAGATAAAAGCGAtgtgatttttatattatttatagtgaTATGATGGAGAAAGAAGGTTGGTGCTGTAAGCTTTATCTTAGGAGAGAGGGGAGGATGGTTATTCCACTAGTAGTATTGGTTATACAGGAGTTAGGACaggtttttaaggaaaaaaaagattacttcagtaTTAGACACACAAAATCTGGGGACTTGTGAGACATCCAAACAAAGATGGTTCAGTAGGCATATAGAAATATAGAACTGGAAATGTCAGAAATAGAAATACTgaattagaaattataaaaacatagaCTGTGGAGGAGGCCAAGGGATTAAGTGACCAAGGGGTGATTCAAATGAGAAGGTGTAGGACAGAAACTTATGGGAAATGTAATTTAATTGGTAGACAGGAAGAACAAGGAGCCAAGAAGGCTGAGAAGGAATTATCTGAGATAAAAAGATAGGACAGGTCAACTGTGTCTCAGTGTCATGTCATCTAACATAACTCAAATGTAAGGAATTGGTGCTGCTTATAATATGgctttgataaaaaaaaaactcagcctaAAACtatgcaaaaatatgaaaaatgataaCCATCAGGGGTTTGACAAAAACCCTGAATTGCATGTAGCTTTCCACTTAAATAATCATAAATgcaagtttaaaatgtttaaaaacgaaaaaaaaaaaaaaaaaccccaaacaaacctTAATAAattgtttaagaaaaaataaacttatgaaactggttccttttttttttttactatatctGAACAATTTCAGAGATCTCAAATTTTTCTTAAGCTTTTAAATGGCTAGAGGAATACAGAACCAGTTGGAATTAGATCCATATacaaatttaattgccatttattaaaaatgaaaaacagggaACCTAAATTTCCAGTATACAGACGTAATTACATTATGTATATCTAGttacttaaaaacatatttttcaagaaatattttaaaaatattataatgtacagtaaaaaaattatatagcaaACACTTTGTAGAGGACAATGCCAAGTTTTCCAAAGCTATATATGCTGTTTTTGTATATACATGTATTggaattaaattgattttttaccTTTTCAACAAAAGTAATATGCTTATAATAATCAAAAGTCATACAGCATTAACAATCAGGAAAGCACAATAAATGTTACCAACAATTTACCTGAAATTCATTCACATATTGTGCCATCACAAACTCATGTCTTTCACTTGATAAGGGTTCTGCTAGAACATCAGGCAAAGTTTTATGAACCAGGCTTTTCTTCTGTGAAGCAGTCCCATTGAGGTGACAATCAAAACCTATGTTGCCAGGAAGCTGGAACCTCTGATCTTGAGGTCCAAAGGGTCCCATAGTTTCATCAGGCCACACTGTTCGAGAGCctgaagagaaacaacaaaaggaACAGTTTCTCCTTAATAGTCAAGTATATTGGTAGACTGAAAGAATGCTCttcttaaaattatgtatatttttatctaAAAGATCTTCAAAATCTGCTTTCCCATGTGAATATAAATAGATAGTTTCCTATTGTTTCCAAAACACTAATCAAAGCAACTGATTGACAGATCACAGGCAAGTCCGTTATTAGGGGAAAGACTGAATAAAATACTCTAATCCATACTAAGAAATGCTTGAATGTCattaaaaagaagacaataaaCCTTTACGTACTGACACTGAATGAAATCCAGGATACAatgcattaaaagaaaaagctaagtCAAAGAACAGCATGTATAACAACATTTATTTACATCCCCATATTcatgtattgttttgtttttgagacgggtctcttgcagtacagtggtgtgatcgcagctcactgaagccttgacctctgaggtccacctcagcctcccaagtagctgggaccactggtgcacaccactatgcccagctaattttgtttatgtttggtAGACACAAggtctcctcctccctcagcctcccaaagtgctgggattacagtcatgagccactgtgccaggcccatgTTTTTAAGTAAAGAGAAGATCTAAAATGAAACTTAGTAATGGTCATCTGGGGAGGGGCATTCTGCTGCTGTTATCTGGTGGCACAAAATATGAAcgggaaaaaaaatcatgcatcACGTGACCTAATGCTCTGTTTACCAGCCACATGAGTTAATATGGATTGCAAATATAGAACAGACCACATTACTTTATTcacttaaaactttaaaaaaacctaacttataaaaaattcagaaagattcagaaaagaataaagtagaaaattaaaCTAATAATTACTCAGAGTAGAGATCTGGGCTTAGAGAAACAGAGGGACAACTGCTATGCATATTACTAagcaataaaaatagatatttaaaaatatcctgtCAGAGAACTAAGTAACTGAGAATGGCCATGTCAGTATGGCTGTCTCATTCCTGGatcatgagccaccatatccctCTTCCACACTTAGGACATACATCACCCATCAATCATGGAACCATTTCCTGCTGAACCCAGACAACGTCTCAAGATTCTCAACATAAACACTCTAGTCCAGTGCCCCTCAAACTCTAAAGATGTACTTAAGATACATCTGGGATCTAgtttaaatgcagattctgatttaataggtctggagtggggctcaagattttgtatttctaacaagctcctaaATGATACTGATGCAGATCATGTTGAATAACAAGGCTCTATCTAGACAGCCACTAATGACTACTCAAGTCACTTCCCAAGAGAAAACCTGTTAGCTATTTTTGAACAAGATGGTTTTTAAAAGTCTAACAATCTCTAGATTCTCTTTACAGAAAACAAGCATCCCATATTAATAGTAGATTTGGGCAGTGGATTTGACCATATGTTTACTGGtcattttaggttttcttttctgtgaaaggcctattcatgtccttttgttttctgattttctgttGGGTTATCTTTTCCTATTGATCTATtataaattctttatatattccagatactAACATCTTATATAATTTGAATGGCAAAAtctttcatttattataaatatatggttAGTCTTTAGGTGATGTAAATTGGGGAGTAGTCAGAGAGTTAGAAAACTTGGGCAGGATGGAAGGCTCTGAATGCTCAAGTGAACTTAAATTACGTTGTTAAGTAATGTGTGCCATGAAAAAAGGATTCCATGTCCAATATCTTTAGGACACATTAGGTTAAGTTTCTAAGAGTCTTTAATATTTTAGTGTGCCTTATAAGCCTCCAAGACAGGAATATGGCATGTAGCATTTCTCAAACTTACCTACCACAGAAACTATCCCCCTAcccccactttttctttttaaccttgaACAAAGCTTCATGGCTTGAAGGTAGTCGGGGAACTACTGCTGAAAGCAACAAAAGATAACAGGTTTTTCAAGAAAGGGACACggttaaaataatttagaatgatTAGCATGGTAGTGGTGTACCCAACAGGTTAGAAGAAACAGACTTTGTAGAAAGCAGGTAAGTTCAATAAACACTAACACATAAAAAGTACAAGGTACATTTATGAAATCTAGcaaagaatgggaagaaataaTAATATGGTTTAACAGGACCAAAAGGAGATTTGTTTCAGGGAAGACTCTATGTTTGAAGATAGAAAAGTTTAAGAAGTAAGTTTTAGAAACCAGtacttattcttttttcctttttaatactgTAGCTTTCTGACATAAATATATTTAGGCAGAGCTGTGATTCATTTTCAACTGAATAAACACAACTTTAGAAAAATCCATTAAGCCTTAAGAAGAAATATTAGAGGAAAATACaactaaaaatgttttgaaacaatTATAAGTAAAGCAGTAACAACTTTCACTTACATATATCTGGAGGTGCAGCAGCCACATGAGACTCATCCGAACCTGATGATCCTGCAGTCGAAAAGGCTTTGGGATTGACAACCCTTTTAACTAAAGAGCAAAATCCTGGGAGATAGGAAACCAGTCTGGCTCTGTTACAAAGCACctaaaaatgacacaaaattaaaactatttgttCTGAATATAAATGTTATACTTACATAGACAATCTCTGGCGAATCTTCACACTGCAAGGTTCTTTTAAAACCAACATTTATTCTActtttactgaacacctactatatgaaagcattatatatatttgtaattttaaaaataaaaattaaaattaaaaaaacaagtaataagTTAGTTTGGGTAAAAGTCTATGTACTTTTCAATAAAGGCTAGAATTCAAGAGTGCCACACATGAGAGAATAGACATCTAAAAGTTGTCTTATTTAGACACAACACTAAAAAGGTAGCACAACTAACAAGATTCTTCTATCCTCAATAAAGAACTCTCAAGACATCTCTTTGGACCAAAATCTGTTACTTTCgaacttttctctcttcttttactGCTATAAATTGCGCTAATTCTCTCCCATACTGTCCTTTCATTGTGGTTTCATGGCAATGTCTGCTTTTCTCCATTTCAGCACATATCTTTGTggtatatttttttctgcttatatgTTCACTTACTAGACAGTGAGGTCATGTATTACAATGGATGAATGTGTAAATATCTTTCATTCATAAATTTTTTAACAATCTTTCATTCATACATTTTTTAACAAAGTACTTGGGTCAGAACAATTTAATGCAGGGATTGGCGAACGATTTCCCAATACAGCCCActgttttggtaaataaagttttactgtaACATAGCCATACTAATTTATGTACTACCTATGGTCACTTTCCCACGACAATGGCAGAGTTAAGTAGTTACAAGAGATATtctgtggcccacaaagcctaaaatatgcaCTATCCGGATATTTgtattaaaaacacacatacacacagacattgGCAACTCTCAGTTTAGTGAAAAAGATGTAAAAACAAATATCAAATCATCTGTGAAATGCTATGAAAAGATTTGAATAATTGTTAAGAAATCCTTGGGAGAAAAGGTAATAAATTTCATGGAGGATATACTAAGTTTTGAAGACAGTAAAAATTTGCTTGGGAAAGGTGCATTTCAATGAGTGACTTTCAGGAACAAAGGAATGAAGACATATTTCAAAGAGTGACAAATTCAGTGAGGGTAGGTATAAGAATGCAATTAAAAAAAGGTTTGAAATTGAACTTATGGGCAACTATAAAAGACTGTATATTTGACACAGATGGTAAAGGGCTTGTTACATCAAGATAGTAAGTCGGAATTTTAATTTGTAGGCAGGAAAGAGCCAGAgcaaactgacaaaaacaaaggCTGTTTTAAGAAATGTACCACTAAGGGCAGTATAAAAAATGGACTGGAGGAGGAGTAGAGAGGTGGTGTGAAAATCAGTTACCAGGATGTTGGAAAAATCCAGCCATCTGACACCTGAGAATTATTCTATTTCCCTTTCACAAAGTACAGTATTCTAATATCCAAcctattttttccttcctcctttgtcACTATGAGCGCATCTTAACTGGTCTTTTTGCCTTTCTGACATAATTTCCTACAAATTTACCCTCCCTTCCCTTATTCTACTTTTCAATCACATAAAAATATCTCCCCAACATTTCccatttctcttcattctttatACTGCCATAAGAATTCTTCTGCTAAAAGATACTGTTTCCTTATTGTTCTAGAAAATTCTAGCAAattcttactttttctttaagaCCTGGATAAATATAACCTCCTTTGTGATACGTGTCTCCAAAGCATTCTGTCAACCTGAAAATTTAGGCCGCCTCTCTTGGGGTCTGTACCCAACTtgcccaaagaaacaaaaatggtaaTTATTTGGCTTTTTACTTACTAAACAAACTCAGACTTTTGGGTGTTTATATAATACAAATTTACCTTTACAACTAAGGATATTTAAGAGAATGCCTCAGGATCTAAAGGAATctaaaatttcaaattccaaaaatattttcagcaagGGCTCAAAATAAGCAGCAGCAAAATAAAAGATTATCTGAAGGGGCCAATATTTGAGAGCATGTAATAGTAATAATCAATGTTGGACACTATGGGTCCAAGTTCTATAGTAAGTGCTGTAcatatacattgttttatttaatttccataacaATTCTATATACTGTTATTAGAACTAGTTTCAGCATGGTTAAACTACAATCTGCGATCATTCACATCGTTTCACAAgcaaaaaacagaaggaagaggaagatcatccaaattatttcaaaaatcgcctattatttattattttagcctATCAAGGCCATTAGATTATATTTTGACATTCTTTTCTTGGTGATAGAACTTTTAACAAaagttatataataaaatatgagttTTGTTCCTAGCCTAAGAAAATCCAATTaccaaatttcattttaatagcaaaataaaCCAGTATCTAAATTGCCCACTGAAAGGGACAGTTGATGATAGTACTAATCTGTTTCAAACCTTACCCGTTAACCTGTAAGATTCTCaaatcttggccgggtgcagtggctcatgcctgtaatcccagcacttagggaggtgaaggcgggtggattacctgaggtctagcctggccaacatgatgaaaccccatttctactaaaaatacaaaaaaagccaattagccgggcatcgtggcgagtgcctataatcccagttactcaggaggctgaggcaggagaattacttgaacccaggtgcCAggctttcagtgagcagagatcccgccattgcactccggcctggtaaacaagagtgaaactccgtctcaaaagaaaaaaaaaaaaaagaaaaaaaaaaaagaaaaacaaatctgtaATTGTAATTGTGGAAGTGGAATGTTTTCTGACAACTTGACAGATTTTATGACTGGTTCAGCTGGtgaacataattaaaaataatagccaaaaagcaAGTCAAAATTACAGCAGAGAGTTCATTCTAGATTGAGGAAAAgcacttattttatatatgattaaATTCAAACTTCTAGACTTGGGAAGATGACATGCTATTATGTTTTAACTGTAAAATCCTTATTAGTATATAAAGAGAAAGTGCCTTTTGTGCACTGCCTTAGGACTAAGTTCTGCTTTTGATCATGTGAGGAAAAAATATGGTCTgtacaaaaactaaaaactggtaGTTTATGTAGCGCATCCACATCTATCCAGACATTTTTGTGCATCCCACAGTGTTGCAAGATATTTGAATTAAATACAAACATTGAGAaatcgaaatatttacacaaaaggTCCAGAAATTTGGCTCTTCTTGAAAACTCAGAAGATCTGGCAGTATTGGATTCACATAACCAAATGGCATTAGTTAGCAACAAATCACTGTAGCTAAGGGAAGGCTGCTTCCCTTTGTTCAGAAAGGCTTTGTCATAGTCCCCACGAAGGCTTCTTAATTAATGTACCTGTCTAGACTCTGAAATATGAACATTTTTGCCCCTTGTTATGAAACACTATCTGCATATTTCATTAGTAACATCCATCCAGAATTTACAATccatataaacacaaaaattgttATCGTACATTTGGATACTgaaacttaaattattttaatattaacttcTTTCTaacaaaagacttaaaaaagGATCTTCCCTACTGAActattataatttattcatttaaaccaaaataaaaccagGTCAAATAATAGCATTCTATTCTACTTCAATTAATTTCTCTCCTTTGAAAGTACCACATACTTCTTTTACAGCATTCTCTTTCTGTGCAGGTTATGGGTAGGCAAAAATTCACCACAGAACTTGGCCAAGACTAGTAATCTATTCTTATGACTTGTCTCTATAGTCACACTTTAGACTTAATATACCTTGTTCAATTACAGAAATAGCATCCTGGCTAAATGCTGCCATATAAATCTTCCTAGCACACAGCTCTAAGTGAATAATCacaatttaaagaataaagtCTAAATTACTGAGTTCGGCATTCAAGGCTCTCATTTACTTGGTACCAACCTCACAATTCAACCTTATCTCCCACTTATCTCTTTCATACATCTTACATTCAGGTTGGCAGGCAGCAGTCACTTTTACGTTTTTCAAAGGGGTAGGCGGGGTGGGGAGTTCTTTGAATATACCTTCCTGTCCTTCCTGCTCATATTTTAGACTATACAAATCCCACCTATCTTTCAAACCTCAAGTTAAATGTTTCCCTCATGAAGTGATCCCAAACTCCTCTCCACAAAGACTTGAATCTGCATTGCACCTTCGTGTaggttctaaaaaaaaattattactttataCTTTAATTGTAGCTGTTTTTATATATGTCTTATGACCGCTACATATGAATTCTATAGATAGGATGTGTCTAATCACTGGAAAGTTACAGTCAATAAATATCTCTGGTGTGTGAGAGTATCTCCTATTCTTATTTTGTAGGATTTAGAAGGTCACTTCCAATATggaaactgtttaaaaaaaaaagaaaaaaagattaaaaaaactcTTCAGTTTAGCTAACCCAAAAGCTAAAAAAGGGCCTAAACATAGATTCTAATATTTACTGAAAcgctgtatttaaaaaataccgAAAGGGTGCTTGAATTTCCACATCTGTACAAATGAAATTGTATAAATAAGTGTATTTGCAGTGCAAAGAATGCTACCATCTTCAAAGCATAACATAATTTCACACCACTTGCTTCCCTTGACATTTTTGATACATTATATCTAACACTATGCCACCCAATGCCATCATAATTAAACCCGTTCTTTCATTCCTAACATTCCCAAACGAGTTTACTATGCTGATTCTTAGGAGATAATTTACTCACATTGGCCATCTCCACTGGAGAAGATAGTTCGCAAAATAGCTTTCCTTTGGTAAAGTTATTTCTGGGAAAGAACACAACAAAACAGACGAGTGATCGATTAAACTCTAACAACAGACAACTGAGGTAACGTCCACTCTTCGAAGGTGTGTCGTCCACCACGTCAGGACCAAAGTCCAAGCGCTCCCCGTACCCTAAGGAGGCCAGAACTCGCCCCCATGCCGGGCACAGATCCCCCAGCCCGGAGCCGGCAGTGCAGCTCAGAGCCCTTCCGGTTTACAGCCGCGGAAAAACAACTCGGACCAGATCGGGGAGGGGAATGGGGGCTGGGCGGCCAAAATTCAGTCCAGAGGATCGGAGCGGCTGCTTTAACAGCGGTTGGGGCTGCGTAACAACAGCTCCAGGCAAAGCTTCAGGCTGATCTGAAGGATGAGGAAGCAGAAAAGAGACTAAAGACAGACGGACAGGATGGCTGGGGACAACGACAGGGACCCAGTGAAAATACGGGCAATACCGAGGGCTGTAACCCTAACACGGGCAAATTTGGAGGGGCTAACACGGGCAGAAACCATCCGTACCAGTCACCACCACTGTCTCCAGCTGTCCCAGAACCGGACTCTTCCTGCCACCAAAATGGCGGCGGCGACGGCAGCGGTGGTAGCACCTACGCTGGCGGTGACCAGGCGAAGGAAGTTGCTTCCGAGCGCGTCGAAACGATGATGCGCACGCGCAAAGTAGGCCTACGCGGAGCCGACCTGCCATTGGGTAAACGCAAGGGAGGAGAAAAGGTGGGGCAGGGGTGATTTGGGTGGATGGAGAGGAGGGCTTCCGACCTGCGTTAGGCGGGTCAGTTAATCTTCAGTAACTCCTTGATGCGTTTGATAGTCCTCCCAACTTAAGCCTTCCTTACTGCCTCCAGGAGATACAGTCTTCTGTTCTTTTTGTCATA comes from the Pan troglodytes isolate AG18354 chromosome 13, NHGRI_mPanTro3-v2.0_pri, whole genome shotgun sequence genome and includes:
- the MMADHC gene encoding cobalamin trafficking protein CblD — its product is MANVLCNRARLVSYLPGFCSLVKRVVNPKAFSTAGSSGSDESHVAAAPPDICSRTVWPDETMGPFGPQDQRFQLPGNIGFDCHLNGTASQKKSLVHKTLPDVLAEPLSSERHEFVMAQYVNEFQGNDAPVEQEINSAETYFESARVECAIQTCPELLRKDFESLFPEVANGKLMILTVTQKTKNDMTVWSEEVEIEREVLLEKFINGAKEICYALRAEGYWADFIDPSSGLAFFGPYTNNTLFETDERYRHLGFSVDDLGCCKVIRHSLWGTHVVVGSIFTNATPDSHIMKKLSGN
- the LOC107973792 gene encoding uncharacterized protein LOC107973792, yielding MPGTDPPARSRQCSSEPFRFTAAEKQLGPDRGGEWGLGGQNSLQAKLQADLKDEEAEKRLKTDGQDGWGQRQGPSENTGNTEGCNPNTGKFGGANTGRNHPYQSPPLSPAVPEPDSSCHQNGGGDGSGGSTYAGGDQAKEVASERVETMMRTRKVGLRGADLPLGSCPEYITMSSRLLWTVTVSHTFLVFDNLNGQMSFNWVLPVFFSCIN